The sequence GCGTTGAGTAAACATTTGTATGAAATGATAAGATTTATgtaaaaatgtaattaaaaataactagtAGAGACAtcagtttttaaaaatataaaattttaaatattaaaagatgATCGATCccgatttaaaaatataaattttaatattaaaaaatcagtGGAATCTAcggctattaaaaaaaaatttaaaatttaatattaaaaaaataaaaatgcttagtttggtaaataattctaaaaatgcctattctagtaattaattaaaaaaaacaatattaaaaaaaaggctaATATTGTGGAGATAGTGTggcaataaaatataaaaatgaaagcTTATGGGGTTGTTGTATTCAAGGTTTCCAATGCTTATAAAGTAAATTATAGATATGCTTATGATTGTTTTTATAATACAAGCTCTAGTGGAACCATCATCACATTCAAAATTTccaaattaatgaattaaataaaattaatatcaatttttttttcataatttcatattatatatcaaataaaatatcacatatatatttaataaataaatgataaccactttcatttaaaaaaaatcaggaacATGCATAATATATagagtttatattttaatttatttatatctttattttggTTGATTTGAAATTTGACTCatgtcttttaaaaaataaatattttataaaaaaatttaatattaaaaaaataaaaactgtatattttttaaataattaaaaaaccaagTTAACATTTTTTgggtaattgtttttttttttttaaaaccctaaCATTTGATGATTGAAGTTGGCTTCCCGGGGCCCACCAaaagaatttctttttataaattaacaatTGATTCCAAAAACAGGAATTCCTGCAAACTAATTATTGTCAGAGATAGTACATAACAGCAGCGAagtagttaaaatttttttctctttatttttatttaataaaatttccaCATTATCAAggtcataataatatataaatccaACTTGTTTTAAATATTCACATTATTAAGGACATAtatacaaaagaacataaagagTACATGTGTGatttcattttagttttttattaagttgtgtgtatatatatataatattaaaaaaaccacaaagtaaattaaaatattacaataaacCCACCATATTCAAAACTAAACTCATGCTTTCACATATTAagctaatttaaaatataatatctaATCTAGTaacaatataagaaaacatatattttttcacCCAAAGAGAAATAATATTGAAAGTAAATTCTCATAATACATCTAAAATATCAATCACACTTTTAATATCTCAAACCAAACCATAATTATTCATTTACAAaagctaaaataaaataaaaaataatctataccCAAGAAAAATTTTTGCATCCTAAGTAGGAaggagaagaataaataaaagtctaaaataacTCTAACTTAATGCAACAAGTCATTAGCCTTGCATAATAAGAAAGCAACTAATAAGCTAATAAACATAGTCACAAAGTTGTAATTTCCTCCTCTCACACCAGCGGCAGAAGTACTCGTGCTGAAAACAACATCAAGAATAAAAGTTTAATAGTTATCTCTAAGTTAAGTGTCATTATTTGAAAACAattcatctatttatttatttatatatttatttttgataattatagACATACTAGAGCATCAAgctgttaatttttaaattgagtgaaaaataaaatatcaacttaATTGTCTGATActctctcaattttttttagttatcatATTTTGGAGCTATTTTCTGTTCCTTTTATTTATCACATGAGAAATTTTATacaacattaaataatatttttttctttctaaatttaccctataatttaatgtacttgtataattttcaataattcacaatcaactaagcattaaattatatactccactAGTGAGGTTTTAAATAGAGttagttttggaaagtaatgaaattttttataaaatatatgtaacaaattaattttaaccaattttttttaatcgatgTAAATTAGgtaaatgtgacaaataaaaagtaacGGAAAAAATATTGTAGAAGAAGTATTTAATTACCTGTTTGTTGTTTCAGTTGTCAATCCAAAGCCAAATGGAAACAAAGGATCATAGTGCTTATCACCAACATTCATAGGGAGTTGATCAACAGATTTGAACCAAGTTCTTGAAAGCTTTCCTGTGAAACCATAGTCACCAAAGAGGACATCAGCAATTCCTTGGCCTTCAGTTCCAGGAAGCCATGCAGCAACCAGTGCATCAATGGAATTAATATAAGGTTCGATCACGAGAGGCCTGCCGGAGACAAGGACTACGACACATTTTATGGCACCGCAAACTTCTTCAATGATTTTTGGACCTGGATCAGTAATGGTGAGGTTGTGATTGTCTCCCATTGTTTCTGCATATGGAGTTTCTCCGACGACAACAATTGCATAAGAGAAATTATTGCTTTTGATGGCTGTGGCGTTAGGATTCTCCATATAGATGACTTCACTTGTAGGATCAACAGTTGCTTTGATACCTTCTAAAATTGTAGTTCCTGTTTGAGTTTGGGAAGAGATAGTTGTTAATTAGTGTGTTTAAGTACTGTTTgttgtttcattgtttttatttatatagctAGTAAATGTAGAAAAATAAAGACTTGTGTGTTGCTATAatcataagaattaatgatctaaaaatattaatagacaCTCATAGAAAAACAACATGCATGAATCATTAGGGtctaattatgaaaatatcttGGTTAAAGGCAAACCAAACATATAATTAATCTAGTCTGATTTCCTATGATTTTAACTATGTAATCAATTACAAAAACTCTGAGAATTGAAGAGATTGGAAAGCACATGTATATAAAGAAGTATCAtaaacataaatacaataaataaaatgaatatgaAGTTAAAAGAAGCTGATAAAAGATACATACCTACTGTGGTGTTCCCACTGCCACCTTGCCATGTCATTGTCCATCCACCACACTGATATCCCAAGTTATTAGCCTGTGCTCCAGCAACAAGGATAGTTGACATATTCTTAGGAAGAGGAAGCATTGGTTTGCTATTAGTTTTCCCATTCTTCAACAATACTAGTGATTTCCTAACAGCTTCTCTAGCTAACTCTCTGTGTTCCTgttattatatattcaaatgcatgttacaatgttatttactaatatcaaacaagaagagatgagaaattatataattatacctTCTTTCCTAATTGATCAACAAAGCTTGTATCAGCAATAGGATTCTCAAAAAGACCCATTACAAATTTAACTCGAAGAATCCGTTCGACAGCATCATTTATTCTACTCATAGGAATAACTTTGTTCTCAACAAGAGAAGTTAGAATCTTGATAAAATCAGGATAATCATATGGAACCATCACCTGTAAAATTACATAAACATCATATTGTAAAtgacatataattaatttacaaaaaaaactctcaattttcttcttaattagTTTAATTCTCACCATATCAATGCCAGCACTAATTCCTGCTTGAACTGAATATGTATAATTTGCACCTACTGGAGTGGTGATCTTATCAATGCCTTGAAAATCTGAGATTACAAAACCCTAAGAACCATATAACAAAAGTAACATTGTTAACACATTGCATGCAGAAACATGCAAATtaagaaaagtaattaattCATATAAACTTTTTGATCATGATGCTTGTAGTTAATTTACCCTAAAATGAAGTTTTCCCTTTAAGAAATTAGTTATCCAGTAGTAATTGGCATGCATTTTCTGTCCATTCAAACTAGAGTAAGAGACCATGATTGTGGAAACACCCTTGATTATAGCAACATCATAAGCTGGCATATGGATACTAAGAATTTGATGGAAGTTGGCAATGgtgttgttttcattaattccTTCATGTGTCCCTCCATCACCAACATAATGCTTTGCACATGCAGCAACTTTATCCCTGAATAATCATTCAATTAAAGATTGTTAAACACAACCTTAAacctaattaaaaataagaataatcaaTTAGGGTTTCATAAGATATATAGAAGAAAGATTATCTTACTTTCCAGAAACAAAAGGAACACCATTGTGATTCTTGAGCTCACCCTGTAACCCAGAGATGATTTCAGTCATTGATTTCACAACTTCAGGGTCTTCACTAAAACTTTCATAGCACCTTCCCCATCTTGGATCTCTACaaacctaaaaaataataatattatctcaaATTTTAATCACTGCAAGATTGGTAACATTAATTGTGTAGATTATTATTGATCACTCACTGCAATACATGGAGCAAAAATGTAAGGAATGCCAGTAGCTCTAACTTCAAGTGCAGTTGCAGCTCCAATTTGCCTTACTAGTTCAGGATCCCTGTtgtatattgaaaataattaaattgattcaatgtctttaatttgatattcaTCTTAATTTCAAGTGTGCATGTTTCAAGAGGAAACTTTGGTTGAGGGCATGCATgcatatttttaactttttataaaaaattaccaaagtttttgaaacaaataaaatgttttctattttttgataacatagttttatttttttttaagatttatattttaataaattcattaaatgTTTGTTTTTACATGTGATATATAAGACTATGTGAGTTTTCTTTTAATGAGGGCAACTGAGGgattttagagaaaatatgatatgaaagaGTCTGTTGTACTACATAACAAattggtaaaaataaataaataaataaataaatgagagggTTGTCTAGTATAATTTAAGAAATAGATAGACTAATTGGTTATAATGAAAATATCCATGAACCTATAAGTAGTTTATCCTTATGtttagaataaaattttttaagaaatattgtGAAGTACAATCTTTGGCAAGTTTCTATAATACATTTTAGAATaagtaattttctattttaatttacataaagAGAAAAGACAAAACCATTAgtccataatttatttattttaattcttgcACAAAAAAGTATGATAATATGAGTACCACTTTATTAACATTGATTCCTTGGTATAATTTTTatctataaaataaagaaaacacaaagtgaGACATttctacaaataaataatttgcatGTAGAATAACTTCAAAGTAATTCTGCATTGAagttatataaaaagaaaaacaaacacatttaTACACAATACACAAACAATGACAAATCCACTTAAGGTTATCAATTCTTGTTAACAAATGTGAGACATCATGATAATACTAGTATCATTCCATAAGCAATAATTAATCAGTAATTAAGATTTttactcacaaggttaaaaaaaagattaagaTGTTTATACAAActgcataaataataattccatTGTAATTCTCCATTTTAAACTCCACACGTAGAAAATTAACATATTCACTTATGGAGATACacacaacaacaatatccacaaAATTctcatttaaattattaacttaAAACATTTACATATtgaaaatatggaaagttgaaaaaaaaaattgtaatattcTAAATGACAAGCAACTTACCTGGTTGCTCCAAGACCAATATTGTGAGGGAAAATTGTGGCATTGTAAACATTATTATGCCCATGAAGAGCATCAATGCCATAAATCATCGGTATCCCTAGACGAGTAGATAAGGCACCtctttgcatttcatttatCATATTTATCCAAAGTTCAGGAGAAGCAGTAGGGGAAGGCACACTCCCACCACCACTAAGAACGCTACCTAAATAACaaccattgaatttaattaGTGCATTTATACTTGGAATAAATTAAACTCATAATACTCATTTAAAATgtagaagaaaatataaaatattcatttgctATCGAGTATGCATAATATCTATATTTACATTTAATcatacttttaaaatatctaagaagatgtaaaacatttatttatcaATGCAATAGTTTTGTGTAGCATCTACAACAATTGCATTcaattgtttatttgaaatttatatgaatatgtaaaatatttatttctaatgaatcatattcatataa comes from Dioscorea cayenensis subsp. rotundata cultivar TDr96_F1 chromosome 15, TDr96_F1_v2_PseudoChromosome.rev07_lg8_w22 25.fasta, whole genome shotgun sequence and encodes:
- the LOC120277516 gene encoding lysosomal beta glucosidase-like, yielding MMKSFKHFKIHWLLILFLLSLVFNGQAKTEYMKYKDPKQPLNTRINDLMRRMTLAEKIGQMTQIERLNATADVMHKYFIGSVLSGGGSVPSPTASPELWINMINEMQRGALSTRLGIPMIYGIDALHGHNNVYNATIFPHNIGLGATRDPELVRQIGAATALEVRATGIPYIFAPCIAVCRDPRWGRCYESFSEDPEVVKSMTEIISGLQGELKNHNGVPFVSGKDKVAACAKHYVGDGGTHEGINENNTIANFHQILSIHMPAYDVAIIKGVSTIMVSYSSLNGQKMHANYYWITNFLKGKLHFRGFVISDFQGIDKITTPVGANYTYSVQAGISAGIDMVMVPYDYPDFIKILTSLVENKVIPMSRINDAVERILRVKFVMGLFENPIADTSFVDQLGKKEHRELAREAVRKSLVLLKNGKTNSKPMLPLPKNMSTILVAGAQANNLGYQCGGWTMTWQGGSGNTTVGTTILEGIKATVDPTSEVIYMENPNATAIKSNNFSYAIVVVGETPYAETMGDNHNLTITDPGPKIIEEVCGAIKCVVVLVSGRPLVIEPYINSIDALVAAWLPGTEGQGIADVLFGDYGFTGKLSRTWFKSVDQLPMNVGDKHYDPLFPFGFGLTTETTNSTSTSAAGVRGGNYNFVTMFISLLVAFLLCKANDLLH